A DNA window from Aminipila luticellarii contains the following coding sequences:
- the rpsO gene encoding 30S ribosomal protein S15, with the protein MIDQTKKAEIIKEYQLKEGDTGSPEVQIAVLTYRINDLNEHLKIHKKDHHSRRGLLKMVGQRRNLLNYLKDKDIERYRSLIARLGLRK; encoded by the coding sequence ATGATTGATCAGACAAAGAAAGCAGAAATTATTAAAGAATATCAGTTAAAAGAAGGAGACACCGGCTCCCCTGAAGTGCAGATTGCAGTTCTCACTTACAGAATTAACGATTTAAATGAGCATTTGAAGATTCATAAGAAAGACCATCACTCAAGAAGAGGTCTTTTAAAGATGGTTGGACAGAGAAGAAACCTTCTTAATTACCTAAAGGATAAGGATATTGAGAGATATAGAAGTCTTATTGCACGTTTAGGATTAAGAAAGTAA
- a CDS encoding polyribonucleotide nucleotidyltransferase: MARFEDYRTFRTALGGRLLQVEIGKVCEQANGQAMLRYGDTVVNVTCCTSKEPRPDIDFFPLSVDYEERMYAAGKIPGGFIKREGRPSEKAILNSRLIDRPIRPLFPKGYYNDVVVVATVMCVDPDCSPEIVGMLGSSIALSISDIPWEGPTASVLVGMIDGEFIVNPTLEQREKSEMHLVVSGTKEAIMMVEAGAKEVPEETMLDAIMFAHEEIKKLVDFIEEIIAEVGKPKLEVELYKIPEEIDQAVRAFAIDKMKAAIKTVDKLERLDNMDAVEVETKEHFAEVYPENGKDIAGVLYNITKENVRSMILDEGIRPDNRKTTEIRPIWCETGILPRTHGTGLFKRGQTQVLSVCTLAPASEAQVIDGITEDTEKRYMHHYNFPAYSVGEARTSRSPGRREIGHGALAERALIPVLPSVEEFPYAIRVVSEVLSSNGSTSMGSTCGSCLALMDAGVPIKRPVSGIAMGLIERVEEDGSSKIAILSDIQGMEDFLGDMDFKVTGTEVGVTAIQMDIKVHGLSREILQDALKQAKEGRMHIMKEMLDEIPAPREEMSAYAPRAITLNIDPDKTRIVIGPGGKTINRIIDETGVKIDISDDIPGLISIYSPNMEGAEAAKKQIELLTKDVEVGEIYEGTVTRIMNFGAFIEILPGKEGLLHISKMAKERVEKVEDVMNIGDTVTVKVTEIDSQNRINLSRKELL; encoded by the coding sequence ATGGCGAGATTTGAAGATTACAGGACGTTTAGAACAGCGTTAGGCGGAAGATTGCTGCAAGTGGAGATCGGTAAGGTTTGTGAACAGGCCAATGGACAGGCTATGCTTAGATATGGTGATACAGTGGTAAATGTAACCTGCTGTACATCAAAAGAGCCAAGACCGGACATTGACTTTTTCCCGCTTAGTGTTGATTATGAAGAAAGAATGTATGCCGCCGGAAAGATTCCGGGCGGTTTTATAAAAAGAGAAGGAAGGCCAAGCGAAAAGGCTATTTTGAATTCCAGACTGATAGACCGGCCGATCAGGCCCCTTTTCCCGAAAGGATATTATAATGATGTAGTCGTTGTGGCTACCGTTATGTGTGTGGATCCGGACTGCTCACCGGAAATCGTAGGAATGCTGGGATCTTCTATTGCACTTTCTATTTCGGATATTCCGTGGGAAGGTCCGACAGCTTCCGTTCTTGTGGGAATGATCGATGGGGAATTCATCGTGAACCCTACCTTGGAGCAGCGGGAAAAATCCGAGATGCATTTAGTTGTTTCCGGTACGAAAGAGGCTATTATGATGGTGGAAGCCGGGGCAAAAGAAGTTCCGGAAGAAACCATGCTGGACGCCATCATGTTTGCGCATGAGGAAATTAAAAAATTAGTAGATTTTATTGAAGAAATTATTGCAGAGGTAGGCAAACCAAAGCTGGAAGTAGAGCTTTATAAAATTCCGGAGGAAATCGATCAGGCTGTAAGAGCCTTTGCCATTGACAAAATGAAAGCGGCTATTAAAACAGTGGATAAGCTTGAGAGACTGGACAATATGGATGCGGTCGAAGTAGAAACAAAGGAACATTTTGCAGAGGTTTATCCGGAAAACGGAAAAGATATTGCTGGTGTACTTTATAATATTACCAAGGAAAATGTTCGTTCCATGATTTTGGATGAAGGGATCCGACCGGATAACAGAAAGACTACGGAAATAAGACCGATCTGGTGTGAGACAGGCATCTTACCGAGAACGCATGGTACAGGCCTGTTCAAGAGAGGGCAGACTCAGGTCCTTTCTGTTTGCACGCTGGCACCGGCCTCGGAAGCTCAGGTCATTGACGGCATTACAGAGGATACAGAAAAGAGATATATGCATCATTACAATTTCCCGGCATATTCTGTAGGAGAAGCCAGAACCTCCAGAAGCCCGGGAAGAAGAGAAATCGGACATGGTGCATTAGCGGAAAGGGCATTAATTCCGGTACTGCCAAGCGTAGAAGAATTCCCGTATGCGATTCGTGTCGTATCGGAAGTACTGTCCTCAAACGGTTCGACTTCTATGGGCTCGACTTGTGGTTCATGCCTTGCGCTGATGGATGCGGGAGTTCCGATTAAGAGACCGGTCTCCGGTATCGCAATGGGTCTTATCGAAAGAGTGGAAGAGGATGGCAGCAGTAAGATTGCGATTCTTTCCGATATACAGGGTATGGAAGATTTCTTAGGCGATATGGACTTTAAGGTAACCGGTACGGAAGTGGGAGTTACAGCGATTCAAATGGATATCAAAGTGCATGGACTCTCCAGAGAGATTTTGCAGGATGCTTTAAAACAGGCAAAAGAAGGAAGAATGCACATCATGAAGGAAATGCTGGATGAAATCCCGGCTCCAAGAGAAGAAATGTCCGCTTATGCGCCGAGAGCTATTACCTTAAATATTGATCCGGACAAGACCAGAATCGTTATCGGTCCCGGAGGAAAGACCATTAACAGGATCATCGACGAAACAGGGGTCAAGATCGACATTTCGGATGACATTCCGGGGCTGATCAGCATCTACAGCCCGAATATGGAAGGAGCGGAAGCTGCTAAAAAGCAGATTGAGCTTCTTACTAAGGACGTAGAAGTAGGAGAAATCTATGAAGGTACGGTTACAAGAATTATGAACTTTGGTGCTTTCATTGAAATATTACCGGGCAAGGAAGGACTTCTTCACATTTCAAAGATGGCCAAGGAAAGAGTAGAAAAGGTGGAAGATGTGATGAATATCGGAGATACTGTAACGGTGAAGGTTACTGAAATCGACAGTCAGAACAGAATCAACCTTTCCCGAAAAGAATTGCTTTAA